The DNA region AGACGGCGTAGAGGGCGTGCACGCCGAGCCAGCGGAGCGGCTCGGGCTCCCAGCGGCGGACGGTGTGGCCGACCCACGGCAGCCGGGTCAGCTCGGTGTCGTGGCCGAGGACGAGGTCGCGCAGGGTCCGCCCGGCCAGGTTGGCGGTGGTCACCCCGCTGCCGACGTACCCGCCGGCCCAGCCCAGACCGGTGCGCCGGTCCAGGTCGACGGTGGCGCACCAGTCCCGGGGCACGCCGAGCACGCCTGCCCAGGCGTGGTCGATCCGGGCGGCGCGCGCGGCGGGGAAGAAGGCGTGCAGGATCTCCCGGAGCTGCCGGACGGTCGCCTCCTGGGTGGTGCCGTCGGTGTCGGTCCGGGAGCCGAAGCGGTAGGGCACGCCCCGCCCGCCGAGCGCGATCCGGTCGTCGGCCGTGCGCTGCGCGTACATGTACGCGTGGGCGAAGTCCCCGAGCAGCTCGCGCCCCTCCCAGCCGGTCCCGGCCCAGAAGGACGGCGGCAGCGGCTCGGTGGCGATCATCGCGGAGTTCATCGGCAGCCAGGTGCGCCGTTCCCCGGCGAGTCCGGCGGTGAAGCCCTCGGTGGCGCGCAGCACGTACTGGGCGGTGACGGTGCCGTGCGGGGTGGCCGCGCTCGGCCGGCCACCGGCCCGGCCACCGGCGCCGGTCCCGGCCCGGATCGCGGTGACCGGGGTCCCCTCGTACACCGCGACGCCCAGGCCCTCCACCGCCCGGGCCAGCCCGGCCGCCAGTGCGGCGGGCTGCACGCGCGCGCCGTACGGGCTCCACACCCCGCCGAGCACGCCCTCGACCCGCAGCCGCGCCCGGGTCTGCGCCGCGTCCAACTCCTCGACCCGGCCGGGCCCGTAGGTGCGCTCGGCCGCCGCGAACTCCTTCAGCCGGGCCAGCTGGGCCGGAGTCCGGGCCACCTCCAGCACGCCGCCCCGGACGAGGTCCGCGTCGATCCCCTCGGCGGCCAGCGTGTCGGCGACCTCGCCGACGGCGGCGTCCATCACCCGCTGCATCGCGGCGGCCCGCTCCCGGCCGTACCGCCGGGCGAAGGCCCCGCGTCCGGCGAACCCGTTGTACAGCCACCCGCCGTTGCGGCCGGACGCGCCGTACCCGCAGAACCGCGCCTCCAGCACGGCGATCCGCAGCCCGGGGTCGGCCTTCTTCAGGTGGTACGCCGTCCAGAGCCCGGTGTAGCCGCCGCCCACCACGCACACGTCGACGTCGAGGTCCCCGGGCAGGGCCGGCCGCGCCTCGGGCAGTCCCCGCCGCCCCCACCAGAACGACACCCCGCCGTTCGCACCCGCAACGCCAGACGACACGTCCCCGACCTCCACTCACGCCGATCCCGGATGCCCGGACGCTACGCCCGCCCGCGGCCCCGGACCACCGTCACCGTGCGAGGAAACCGACCGCCCGCCCCTGCACTCTGTCAGGGGCGGGCGGCCCGGGCGGGGGCCGGCGGGGCCGGTCAGCCGAGGGTGGAGGCGGTGACCGGCTCGGAGAGGGGGACGCTCCCGCCCGCGAGTCCGGCCTTGACGAACTGCCAGGTGAGGCCGTTGACGACGCCCTGGCCGAGCGGGGCGAGCTTGGCGAAGGCGGGCTGGCTGAGGTCGATGTGGGTGGCGTCGCAGGACGGACACTGGTCCTTGACGGGGACGGTCACGGTCTTGCCCTTGTAGGTGACCTTGACCGAGATGCCCTTGCAGACCGGGTCGTTGTTGGGGTTGGCGGTGGTCCACCAGGTGTGCGAGACGGCGACCAGCATCTGGGTGGCGGCGTCGATCCGGGTGCCGCACGCACCGTAGCCCGCGTCGTTGTAGTAGGTGGCCTTGCCGGTCATCGGCTTGTTGACGGGTATCGCGGCGCTCGCGGCGCCGGCGCTCAGAGCGACGACCGCGGCGGCGGCCAGCGGGACGCCGGCCAGGATCCGGAGGTTCGGGACAACGCGCATGTGCACCCTCCCAGTTCGGTTCGGTGGGAGGACGGTAGGCAGGGGCGGGCGCAGTGGTACAGACATGTGACGTGTTGTCATGAACACAAGTGAAGGAGCTTTACCTCAACGGCCGAAGGAGGGACGATACGTGACCGCACGACCTCCCCGCGCGTTCACCGGACACCCGTCCCCGCGCCCCTGGAGGCCTCCGTGCGCTCTGTTCCCCCCACCGCCCTCCCCACCGCCCTCGCCGCGCTGCTCGGCGCCGCCGCCCTGCTCGGGACGGCGACCGGCCACGCCGCAGCGGCAGCCGCCGCACCGGCTCCCCGGGAGGTCAACCAGGGCTACAGCATCCCGGTCGGTGCCGTGACCGACCTCGGTGCGCTGCCCGTCCTCGGCAGCCTCGGGCTGGACTTCGCCCGCCTGCTCGGGGCGTGAGGCACCCCGGGGAGAACCCGGTGTACAGCGCACGGAGGTCTTGACAGGATCACTGCCATGCACACCTTCCCCGCTCCCGACGGCACCCTCCTCGCCTACCGCGTCGAGGGCGACGCCGACGGCGACCCCGTCGTCTGCCTGCCCGGCGGCCCCATGCAGGACTCCCGCTACCTCGGCGACCTCGGCGGGCTCGCCGCCCGCGCCGGCCGCCGCCTGGTCCTCCTCGACCTGCGCGGCACCGGCGCCTCCGCCGTGCCCGCCGACACCGGCACCTACCGCTGCGACCGCCTGGTCGACGACGTCGAGGCGCTCCGCGTCCACCTCGGCCTCGACCGGCTCGACCTGCTCGGCCACTCCGCCGGCGCCGGCCTCGCCGTCCGGTACACCGAGCGGCACCCGGAGCGGGTGGGCCGGCTGGCGCTGGTCACGCCCTCCGTGACGGCCCTCGGTGTGACGATCGACGGGGAGACCCGGCGCGAGACCGCCCGGCTGCACCGGGGCGAGCCGTGGTTCGCCGAGGCGTACGCGGCGCTGGAGACGATCACCTCCGGGCACGGCGGACCGGCCGACTGGTCGGCCATCGCCCCGTTCATGTACGGGCGTTGGGATGATCAGGCCCGCCTCCACCAGGCGGCCGAGGACACCCAGCGCAACGACGCGGCGGCGGCGGTCTTCGCCTCCGAGGGCGCCTTCGACCCGCCGGCCACCCGGTCCGCACTCGCCGCCCGCGCGGTGCCCGCGCTCGTCCTCGCCGGCGAGGTGGACCTCAGCACTCCCCCGAAGGCGGCCGCCGAGATGGCCGGACTGCTCCCCGGCGCCGTGTTCGCCGTGCAGCCGGGCGCCGGCCACTTCCCCTGGCTCGACGACGCCGAACTGTTCACGGCCGCCGTCGGGGGCTTCCTGGCGTAACGCGCGCGGTCGAGGCCCGTCCGGAGCGGCTCCGGGCGGGCCTTTCGCATGCGTGCGGGGTTTCTTCCGCTGCGAGAGTTAGTAATCCCGACACTCCCCCGACAGGCGGGAACATGCCGCCGCCGCACGCCCGCCATCGTCCGGACACCGGCCGCAACACGGCGCCACAGTACGGCAACACCCCTGTCCAGCAGGCAGGACGGATGATTGACAGGGAGGCAGGGCCTTCAGCACCATGAGCGCCGAGCCCACTCGCAGCACCCCGGAAGGAGGGCCGATGAACATGGTTGACCGTGTCGAGCACGGCCCCGCGCACCGGGCCTCGTGTTGCCGC from Kitasatospora sp. NBC_00458 includes:
- a CDS encoding NAD(P)/FAD-dependent oxidoreductase — its product is MSSGVAGANGGVSFWWGRRGLPEARPALPGDLDVDVCVVGGGYTGLWTAYHLKKADPGLRIAVLEARFCGYGASGRNGGWLYNGFAGRGAFARRYGRERAAAMQRVMDAAVGEVADTLAAEGIDADLVRGGVLEVARTPAQLARLKEFAAAERTYGPGRVEELDAAQTRARLRVEGVLGGVWSPYGARVQPAALAAGLARAVEGLGVAVYEGTPVTAIRAGTGAGGRAGGRPSAATPHGTVTAQYVLRATEGFTAGLAGERRTWLPMNSAMIATEPLPPSFWAGTGWEGRELLGDFAHAYMYAQRTADDRIALGGRGVPYRFGSRTDTDGTTQEATVRQLREILHAFFPAARAARIDHAWAGVLGVPRDWCATVDLDRRTGLGWAGGYVGSGVTTANLAGRTLRDLVLGHDTELTRLPWVGHTVRRWEPEPLRWLGVHALYAVYHAADRQESAGRPTTSPLARLGDLVAGR
- a CDS encoding alpha/beta fold hydrolase, whose amino-acid sequence is MHTFPAPDGTLLAYRVEGDADGDPVVCLPGGPMQDSRYLGDLGGLAARAGRRLVLLDLRGTGASAVPADTGTYRCDRLVDDVEALRVHLGLDRLDLLGHSAGAGLAVRYTERHPERVGRLALVTPSVTALGVTIDGETRRETARLHRGEPWFAEAYAALETITSGHGGPADWSAIAPFMYGRWDDQARLHQAAEDTQRNDAAAAVFASEGAFDPPATRSALAARAVPALVLAGEVDLSTPPKAAAEMAGLLPGAVFAVQPGAGHFPWLDDAELFTAAVGGFLA
- a CDS encoding cysteine/serine endopeptidase inhibitor, which translates into the protein MRVVPNLRILAGVPLAAAAVVALSAGAASAAIPVNKPMTGKATYYNDAGYGACGTRIDAATQMLVAVSHTWWTTANPNNDPVCKGISVKVTYKGKTVTVPVKDQCPSCDATHIDLSQPAFAKLAPLGQGVVNGLTWQFVKAGLAGGSVPLSEPVTASTLG